In Tsuneonella sp. CC-YZS046, the genomic window AGCTTCGGAAGCGGAGGAGGCAGCGCGCGCTTCATGCAATTCGTCGGCCAGCAGCAGGCTCGCGAAAAGAAGCTGCCTGGCCTCGTTCTGCCCGACGGCATTGCCCATCCCGGAAAGCTTTTCCGCGATCATCTGTCCGAGCCGGGTGACATGGCTTTCCTCGCCTTCGGCACAAGCGACGGTGTAGTGGCGGCCGCCAATCGCCAGCGTGACATTGCTCATTTTTCGAGGGCTCCGATCAGGGCGTCCAATTCGGCAAGAGAGGCTCTCACGCTTTGCCGCAGCGCCTCATGGCGGATCAGGAGGCCTTCGTCGGGTTCGACGAGATCGGGTTCCGGTGCGTGCCGTTCTGTATCGCCTGCAGCGCTTTCTATGCGCGCCAAAGCGGACTCTATGCGCCTCACGGCGATGTCGATGCGGTCCCGAGACATGCGGTTTGTTAGCGTAAAGGCGGGCTGCCGCAAAGATTTGCACGCCGGAGCGGCAAACAAATCTGAGGAAAATCGTTGCGCATCTGCGAAAGCGCTGCGCTTGACGGCAGGCGGCGCGTCCGCAAAGGAAACCGCGCGCCGAATCGGCCCCCGATGATCGTTTTTCGCACGGCGCCTTCGCAGGAGCAGAATTCGCATGAGCCTCGATCCGTCCCGCCTGGCGCCTATGGCCAATGCCATCCGCGCTCTGTCGATGGACGCGGTGCAGGCCGCCAATAGCGGCCACCCTGGCATGCCGATGGGCATGGCCGATGTAGCCACCGTGCTTTACTCGCGTTTCCTCAAGTTCGATCCTGCGGCCCCCAAATGGCCGGATCGCGACCGTTTCGTGCTGTCGGCCGGTCATGGCTCGATGCTGATCTATTCGCTGCTGCACCTCACCGGCTATGCGAACCCGACGATGGAAGAGATCCGCAACTTCCGTCAGTTGACCAGCCCTTGCGCCGGCCATCCGGAGAACTTCCTGCTGCCGGGCGTCGAATGCACGACCGGCCCGTTGGGGCAGGGCCTGGCGATGGCGGTGGGCATGGCGCTCGCCGAACGGCACCTCAACGCCAGCTTCGGGGACGATCTGGTCGATCATCGTACCTGGGTGGTCGCCGGCGACGGCTGCCTGATGGAGGGGGTGAACCATGAGGCGATCGGCCTCGCCGGGCATCTCAAGCTGGGCCGCATGGTCGTGCTGTGGGACGATAATCGTATCACCATCGATGGCGGTACCGATCTTTCCACCAGCGAAGATGTGTCGGCCCGCTTCCGCGCTGCCGGATGGCATACCGAATCCTGCGACGGCCACGATTTCGCCGACATCGAGCGCGCGATTGCCGCTGCCGTGGCCGATGGGCGTCCGTCGCTTGTCGCCTGCCGCACGATCATTGGCAAGGGCGCGCCCAACAAGCAGGGCAGCCATAATGTGCATGGCTCGCCGCTTGGCGGGGATGAAATTGCGGCCACGCGCGAAGCCCTGGGCTGGACCGCCGCTCCCTTCGAGGTTCCGGGCGATGTGCTGGCCGACTGGCGCTCGCTTGGCGCGAAAGGTGCTTCCGCCCGCAGCGAATGGGAAGGGCGGCTTGCCGCCGATGCTCGCGGCGCCGAGCTTTCGCGGCGCATGAATGGCGATCTGCCTGCCGGGGATGCCGTCCAACAGGGGCTGCAGGCGCTGTTTGCCGAACCGCAGACTGTTGCGACCCGCAAGGCCAGCGAACTGGTGCTCGAAGTGCTGACTCTGCTGATTCCCGAAATGGTAGGGGGATCGGCGGATCTCACTGGCTCGAACAATACCAAGACCAAGGCGACCGGCCCGCTTTCCGCTGGCGATTATTCCGGCCGCTATCTCTATTACGGCATTCGCGAATTCGGGATGGCCGCTGCGATGAACGGCATGGCTCTGCACGGCGGAGTCATTCCCTATGGCGGCACCTTCCTGGTGTTTTCGGACTATTGCCGCAATGCGATCCGTCTCTCGGCCTTGCAGCATGCACGCGTGATCTACGTTCTGACGCATGACAGCATCGGCCTCGGCGAAGATGGGCCAACTCACCAGCCGGTCGAGCATGTCATGTCGCTGCGGATGATTCCCAATCTGGAGGTGTTTCGCCCCTGCGACCTCGTTGAAACGGGCGAATGCTGGGAGCTTGCGCTGCAGAGCGGCGACAAGCCTTCGGTGCTGGCCTTGACCCGCCAGAACCTGCCGCAGTTGCGTCAGGGCGGTGAGAATCTGAGCGCGAAAGGCGGCTATCGGCTGAAGGGTGCGTCTGCTCCGCGCAAGGTCGTGATTGTTGCCACCGGCTCGGAAGTCGAACTCGCTGTGAATGTGCGGGAGGCGCTGGAGGCGGAAGGCATTGGCGTGGATGTGGTATCCATGCCGTCCATGTCGCGCTTCCTCGCTCAGGATGACGCCTATCGCGCCGATCTGCTGCCCGGGGATGTGCTCAAGGTCTCGATAGAGGCCGGCGTCACTCTGGGGTGGGAACGGATCGTCGGAAGCGATGGTCTGACCGTCGGAATCGACAGGTTCGGGGCTTCCGCTCCGGCCGGCGATCTGTTCAAGCACTTCGGCTTCACCGTCGAAGCGATTGTTCCGCAAATCAAAGCTAAACTAGCCAGCTAGCAGGAGTTCTTCATATGGCGACCAAGGTTGCGATCAATGGTTTCGGACGTATCGGGCGGCTTGTCGCCAGGGCTATCCTGGAACGGCCCGATTGTGGACTGGAGCTGGTTTCGATCAACGATCTCGCTGATGCGAAATCCAACGCCCTGCTGTTCAAGTATGATTCAACTCATGGGCGGTTTCCCGCCGAAGTAACGTCGGATGGCGACAGCATGACGGTGGGCGGCAAGAAAATCGTCGTCACGAAGGAACGCGATCCGGGCAAGCTGCCGCACAAGGCGATGGGCATCGATATTGCGCTCGAATGCACCGGGTTTTTCCAGTCGAAGGATGCGGCCAGCCCTCATCTCGAAGCCGGGGCGAAGCGCGTGCTGATTTCCGCGCCGGCCAATGGCGTCGACAAGACCATCGTGTTCGGCGTCAATCAGGACACTCTGACGGCCGACGATATCGTCGTTTCGAATGCCAGCTGCACCACCAACTGCCTCGCCCCCGTGGCCAAGGTTCTGCATGAGGCGGTGGGCATCGAGCGTGGCTTCATGACCACGATCCACAGCTATACCAACGACCAGCGGATGCTGGATCAGATGCATTCCGACCTGCGTCGTGCTCGCGCCGGTGCGACCAACATGATCCCGACCACGACGGGCGCTGCTCGCGCTGTCGGTCTGGTATTGCCGGAACTCAACGGCAAGCTGGACGGCAGCTCGGTTCGCGTGCCCACGCCGAACGTCAGCCTCATCGATCTGGTCTTCACGCCTTCGCGGAATACGTCGAAGGAGGAACTCAACGCCGCCCTGAAGGCTGCGGCTGAAGGCGCCATGAAGGGCATTCTGGATTATACGGATGAGCCGCTGGTCTCGTCAGACTTCAACCATTACCCGGCCAGCTCGACCGTCGACAGCCTGGAAACCGCTGTCCTCGAAGGGCAACTGGCGCGCGTTGTCAGCTGGTACGACAATGAATGGGGCTTCTCCAACCGCATGCTGGATACGGCAGGAGTGATGGCGAGCTTCCTTTGAAATGTCCGGGCGCCTTGCCGGAATAGCACGGCATGCCCGCCCACGCGGCGAAATCGAAACCCTGCAAACAGTTTCGGTAAGTCGCATGGGTGGAGTTGCCGGCGATTTTCGTGGGGCCATCCGTCCCGGCAAGAGCGCCCGCCGTCAGGTTTCACTGATCGAGGCGGAAAGCTGGGGTGCGGCCATTGCCGATCTCGGCTTGATGGATGGGACGGCGCTGCCATGGTATGCACGCCGGGCCAATCTGCTGATCGAAGGGCTGCGCTTGCCGCGCGAGCCGGGTAAGGTGATCGCAATCGGCAATGCGCTTCGGATCGAAGTAACCTGCGAATGCGATCCTTGCAGCCGTATGGAAGAGATTGTCCCGGGTTTGAAGGCGGCCCTGATGCCGGATTGGCGGGGCGGCGTGCTGGGCCGGGTGCTGGATGATGGCGAGATTGCCATCGGCGATGAAGTGAGGATCGAGGAATGAGCGGTTTTCGCACTCTGGATGATATTGGTGACGTGAGCGGCAAGGTCGTTCTGGTTCGCGTGGACCTGAACCTTCCGATGCAGGAGGGCCATGTCACCGATACGACCCGGGTGAAGGCTTCCGCCCCCACTATCCTCGAACTGGCGGATGCGGGCGCTAAGGTGCTCCTGCTGGCTCATTTCGGCCGCCCCAAGGGCGCGCGTCACTCGACCATGTCGCTGAGCCTCGTGCAGGGTGCGGTGGAGCATGTGCTGGGGCGCGAAGTCATGTTCATTCCCGAGGTTTCAGGGCCTGTTGCCGCTCAGGCCATCGGCATCCTACGTCCGGGCGATATCGGAATGCTGGAAAATACCCGCTTCTGGCCGGGCGAGGAAAAGAACGATCCGGAATTCGCAAAGGCGATCGCCGCGAATGCCGACATCTACGTGAACGATGCCTTTTCCGCAGCCCATCGTGCCCATGCCACGACCGAGGGCTTGGCGCGCATTCTGCCAGCCTATGCGGGGCGTTCCATGCAGGCGGAACTGGAAGCGTTGGAGAAGGCGCTCGGCAACCCACGGAAGCCCGTGGCGGCAGTGGTTGGCGGCGCCAAGGTTTCGACCAAGCTGGCCGTGCTCAAGCACCTCGTCGGCAAGGTGGGTCACCTTATCATCGGCGGCGGGATGGCCAACACGTTCCTCGCCGCACGCGGGGTCGCTGTCGGCAAGTCGCTGTGCGAGCATGAACTGACCGGCACGGCCGAAGAGATCATGGAAACTGCCGACAAGGCGGGCTGCACGGTGCATTTGCCCTATGACGTGGCGGTTGCGCGTGAATTTGCGGCCAATCCCGCGTCGTTGCGGATTTGCAATGTCCATGAAGTCGGTGCCGACGAGATGATCCTGGACGTCGGACCGCAAGCTGTTGAGGCGCTGGGCGATGTGCTGAAGACCTGCCGCACGCTGGTCTGGAATGGCCCTTTGGGCGCGTTCGAGATCGAGCCGTTCGACGCTGCCACCGTGGCCCTCGCCAGGACTGCGGCCGCACTCAGCCGTGAAGGATCGCTGGTTTCGGTCGCCGGGGGCGGCGATACTGTTGCCGCGCTCAATCATGCGGGTGTTGCCGCCGATTTCACATATGTCTCGACAGCAGGCGGAGCTTTCCTCGAATGGATGGAAGGCCGGGAACTGCCGGGCGTGGTGGCCCTGGTGAAGTGATCTCGATCAAGGCCATCGACCATGTCGTGTTCCGCGCGAGAAACATGGAAGCGATGGTTCGTTTCTATGAAGATGTTCTGGGCGCCCGGATCGAGCGTCAGGTCGAGGAGCTTGGCCTTGTGCAGCTTCGGGCCGGTGGTTGCCTGATCGATCTGGTCGATTGCGCCGGCAGGCTGGGGCAACGGGGCGGAGCGCCGCCAGGTGTAGAGGGGCGCAATATCGAACACGTATGCTTCCGGCTCGACCCGTGGAACGGAGAGGCTATACTTGCCTTTTTGGCTACGCATGGCATTCCGGAGGCAGAAATCGCGCAACGTTATGGCGCGGAAGGCTACGGTCCCAGCATCTACCTTGCCGACCCGGAAGGCAACGTACTGGAGTTGAAGGGACCATCCAGGGAATTGGATTCTTGAGGCAGAACGCCGTGGCCCGTCACGAGGGCTTAACGGATATGGTTGACTGTGTTGCGGCAGCCTGCGCCGCTGGCTAAGGCGCGCAAGACATACAGAAGGCAGGAAGGCACGATGACTCATCAGGACATGTTGGCAAAGATTTCCAATGGGAACGGTTTTATCGCGGCTCTGGATCAGAGCGGCGGCTCTACTCCCAAGGCGCTGCGTGGATATGGGATCGAGGAAACCGCCTATTCCAATGACGAGGAAATGTTTGGTCTGATCCACCAGATGCGCAGCCGGATCATCACCTCGCCCGCTTTCACGGGCGACAAGGTGATCGGCGCGATCCTGTTCGAGAAGACCATGGATGGCGCTGTCGATGGAAAGCCCACTCCGCAGGCGCTGATCGAACGCGGTGTCGTGCCGTTCATCAAGATCGACAAGGGTCTGGAAGACGAGGCGAACGGCGTTCAGTTGATGAAGCCGATGCCCGAACTCGACGCTCTGCTTACCCGCGCAAAGGCGCTTGGCGTGTTCGGTACCAAGGAGCGTTCGGTCATCAACTCGGCCAATCGCGAAGGCATTGCCGCTGTCGTCAAGCAACAGTTCGAGGTGGGCGCGCAGGTGACGGCCCACGGCCTGATGCCGATTCTCGAGCCGGAAGTGAACATCAAGAGCGAGACCCGCGCCGAGTGCGACCAGATCCTGCTCGAGGAAATCCTCAACAATCTCGATGCCTTGCCGGATGGACAGCAAGTGATGTTGAAGCTGAGCCTGCCGGTCAAGCCGGGCCTGTTCGATCCTTTGGTGGATCATCCGAAGGTGCTGCGCGTGGTTGCCCTTTCCGGCGGCTACAAGCGGCCCGAGGCCTGCGTGGAGCTTTCCCGGAACCGGGGCGTGATCGCTAGCTTCAGCCGCGCGCTGCTGGAAGATCTGCGTGCCCAGATGAGCGACGAGGAATTCGACGCCTCGCTGGCCGGTGCGATCGACGAAATCTACAAGGCTTCGGTGGCGGCTCCGGCCGACGCCTGATCTCTAAATTCCTCCCGCAAAACGAAATCCGAAGCGATAGTCTTCCGGAGATATGCTCCGGTCGGCCTTCGCTTCGGGATATACTTCCACCAGATCGAGCGCCCCGTCGGCGACCGTTATCGGCTCGCCCAGCGTGAGTTCTCGCGTTTCGCTCCGCGATCCGAGATCGATACGCACCTCTATGCGTATCCGCCCGGCCCAGACGCATTGCACCTTGGCCGGACATCGGCTGTCTTCCAGCAGCTTTAGCGGCGTGACCCGTGGCCCATCGACATAGACTGTTTCACCCAGTCCCGCTCTGGCAATGCCGTCCTGCCTGACCTTGTAGCTCACGCATCCAGCCATGAGCGGGATGGTCAACAACAGGAACATGCTTGCGGGCAAAGCCCGCCGTTTCGACAAAGTGACAATAGCCATCGCTCCATCATGCCCGATGATCGGCGCCTGCTCCAGAGCGGACTTGGCGGCCTGGCAAAGGCAGGATAGGGCAAAGTCCATGCAGACTTGCCAACTTTATCTGATTTCTCCGCTGGAAGTGGGCGGCCCTTTTCCTGAACGGCTGGAGCGTGCGCTCCAGGCTGGCGCGGCGGCTGCCTTCCAGTTTCGCGTCAAGGGGCTGGACGAGCACGAAGCGGCCCGGCTCGCAGGCCCGCTGCAGGAAATCTGCGCTGCGCATGATGTCGCATTCATCGTGAATGACAGCGTATCATTGACCCGCCGGATCAAGGCAGATGGAGTTCATCTCGGCCAGCAGGACGGCGACGTGCGCGAAGCCCGCGAGTTGCTGGGCCGGGATGTGCAGATCGGCGTCACCTGCCATGCCAGCCGTCATCTGGCGATGGAAGCAGGGGAAGCCGGGGCCGATTATGTTGCGTTCGGGGCGTTCTTCCCCAGTGTCACCAAGGAAACGAAGCACAAGGCGGAACCGGAGCTGTTGCGCTGGTGGCAGGATCTGTTCGAATTGCCCTGCGTCGCCATCGGCGGAATAACGCTCGGCAACTGCCGGCCCTTGATCGAGGCGGGAGCGGATTTCCTGGCGGTTTCAGCAGCCGTGTGGAGCGGCGATGAAGCGGAGGCGATGCGCGGATTTACCGAATTGTTGGGAGAGCGGAAGCATTAGCTGCCTTGCTCTCGCTACGGGCAGGCGCTAGGGGCGCGCAACCGCTTCCCTGTTTCTCGAAAGTATGGCCCATGAAGATCAGTGGCGTTGACATTCGCCCCGGTAATATCCTCGAATA contains:
- the thiE gene encoding thiamine phosphate synthase, translating into MQTCQLYLISPLEVGGPFPERLERALQAGAAAAFQFRVKGLDEHEAARLAGPLQEICAAHDVAFIVNDSVSLTRRIKADGVHLGQQDGDVREARELLGRDVQIGVTCHASRHLAMEAGEAGADYVAFGAFFPSVTKETKHKAEPELLRWWQDLFELPCVAIGGITLGNCRPLIEAGADFLAVSAAVWSGDEAEAMRGFTELLGERKH
- the gap gene encoding type I glyceraldehyde-3-phosphate dehydrogenase is translated as MATKVAINGFGRIGRLVARAILERPDCGLELVSINDLADAKSNALLFKYDSTHGRFPAEVTSDGDSMTVGGKKIVVTKERDPGKLPHKAMGIDIALECTGFFQSKDAASPHLEAGAKRVLISAPANGVDKTIVFGVNQDTLTADDIVVSNASCTTNCLAPVAKVLHEAVGIERGFMTTIHSYTNDQRMLDQMHSDLRRARAGATNMIPTTTGAARAVGLVLPELNGKLDGSSVRVPTPNVSLIDLVFTPSRNTSKEELNAALKAAAEGAMKGILDYTDEPLVSSDFNHYPASSTVDSLETAVLEGQLARVVSWYDNEWGFSNRMLDTAGVMASFL
- a CDS encoding phosphoglycerate kinase, whose product is MSGFRTLDDIGDVSGKVVLVRVDLNLPMQEGHVTDTTRVKASAPTILELADAGAKVLLLAHFGRPKGARHSTMSLSLVQGAVEHVLGREVMFIPEVSGPVAAQAIGILRPGDIGMLENTRFWPGEEKNDPEFAKAIAANADIYVNDAFSAAHRAHATTEGLARILPAYAGRSMQAELEALEKALGNPRKPVAAVVGGAKVSTKLAVLKHLVGKVGHLIIGGGMANTFLAARGVAVGKSLCEHELTGTAEEIMETADKAGCTVHLPYDVAVAREFAANPASLRICNVHEVGADEMILDVGPQAVEALGDVLKTCRTLVWNGPLGAFEIEPFDAATVALARTAAALSREGSLVSVAGGGDTVAALNHAGVAADFTYVSTAGGAFLEWMEGRELPGVVALVK
- a CDS encoding VOC family protein, coding for MISIKAIDHVVFRARNMEAMVRFYEDVLGARIERQVEELGLVQLRAGGCLIDLVDCAGRLGQRGGAPPGVEGRNIEHVCFRLDPWNGEAILAFLATHGIPEAEIAQRYGAEGYGPSIYLADPEGNVLELKGPSRELDS
- a CDS encoding MOSC domain-containing protein, yielding MSGRLAGIARHARPRGEIETLQTVSVSRMGGVAGDFRGAIRPGKSARRQVSLIEAESWGAAIADLGLMDGTALPWYARRANLLIEGLRLPREPGKVIAIGNALRIEVTCECDPCSRMEEIVPGLKAALMPDWRGGVLGRVLDDGEIAIGDEVRIEE
- the tkt gene encoding transketolase codes for the protein MSLDPSRLAPMANAIRALSMDAVQAANSGHPGMPMGMADVATVLYSRFLKFDPAAPKWPDRDRFVLSAGHGSMLIYSLLHLTGYANPTMEEIRNFRQLTSPCAGHPENFLLPGVECTTGPLGQGLAMAVGMALAERHLNASFGDDLVDHRTWVVAGDGCLMEGVNHEAIGLAGHLKLGRMVVLWDDNRITIDGGTDLSTSEDVSARFRAAGWHTESCDGHDFADIERAIAAAVADGRPSLVACRTIIGKGAPNKQGSHNVHGSPLGGDEIAATREALGWTAAPFEVPGDVLADWRSLGAKGASARSEWEGRLAADARGAELSRRMNGDLPAGDAVQQGLQALFAEPQTVATRKASELVLEVLTLLIPEMVGGSADLTGSNNTKTKATGPLSAGDYSGRYLYYGIREFGMAAAMNGMALHGGVIPYGGTFLVFSDYCRNAIRLSALQHARVIYVLTHDSIGLGEDGPTHQPVEHVMSLRMIPNLEVFRPCDLVETGECWELALQSGDKPSVLALTRQNLPQLRQGGENLSAKGGYRLKGASAPRKVVIVATGSEVELAVNVREALEAEGIGVDVVSMPSMSRFLAQDDAYRADLLPGDVLKVSIEAGVTLGWERIVGSDGLTVGIDRFGASAPAGDLFKHFGFTVEAIVPQIKAKLAS
- a CDS encoding fructose bisphosphate aldolase, coding for MTHQDMLAKISNGNGFIAALDQSGGSTPKALRGYGIEETAYSNDEEMFGLIHQMRSRIITSPAFTGDKVIGAILFEKTMDGAVDGKPTPQALIERGVVPFIKIDKGLEDEANGVQLMKPMPELDALLTRAKALGVFGTKERSVINSANREGIAAVVKQQFEVGAQVTAHGLMPILEPEVNIKSETRAECDQILLEEILNNLDALPDGQQVMLKLSLPVKPGLFDPLVDHPKVLRVVALSGGYKRPEACVELSRNRGVIASFSRALLEDLRAQMSDEEFDASLAGAIDEIYKASVAAPADA
- a CDS encoding cell division protein ZapA — protein: MSNVTLAIGGRHYTVACAEGEESHVTRLGQMIAEKLSGMGNAVGQNEARQLLFASLLLADELHEARAASSASEAAAPPADPSEDLAPLLERIADRIENLAEQLETMPGTP